From a region of the Mytilus galloprovincialis chromosome 3, xbMytGall1.hap1.1, whole genome shotgun sequence genome:
- the LOC143069365 gene encoding carbohydrate sulfotransferase 8-like, whose product MPFFKKMDAVGRYRRVIAFGFITYTVFVIYLNFQTKETSVEWLLKKHRPSLNHSQHNEVLNFTTVTKENEISQGNGVTERCSKINYSYDQKIPDNMFRNSLLPLKKYNVTFCRVPKGASTFWTRLLVCLERDLWKPPFVFKPNDGSVKLKNDFSKFSVRKAYKFLKNTKNLMFSRNPFSRVLSFYVDKLFSPNPFYWNDLGIGITKRSRGFATCGHDVTFNEFVDYIINTPSRMRDYHIIPTNDICRPCKIRYSFIGKMENFENDVSRILKEIGAESYPYFAENFKKEYTSDAIYDIVQAYFANRRDSDKCIDRHTGIKRVWLKLQIRGIISRTIPVPFTSKESFSLSFPKLLKSIIKARDISENEDMKAQKTMFITQAYSNIPLDTMFKLQSVYKKDLQIFNYDLFPKHLFGTRQRGNSTIDIFCLK is encoded by the exons ATGCCCTTCTTTAAAAAAATGGACGCAGTTGGAAGATATAGAAGAGTCATTGCTTTTGGATTTATAACATATACAGTTTTTGTGATTTATCTGAATTTTCAAACAAAAGA AACAAGTGTTGAATGGCTTCTGAAAAAACACCGACCCAGTTTAAACCATTCACAACACAATGAAGTGTTG AATTTTACAACCGTGACGAAGGAAAATGAGATATCTCAAGGAAACGGAGTAACAGAACGCTGTTCAAAAATCAACTATTCTTATGACCAGAAGATACCTGATAACATGTTTAGAAACAGTCTTCTACCACTAAAAAAGTACAATGTTACGTTTTGTAGAGTACCAAAAGGGGCATCAACATTTTGGACACGACTATTGGTGTGTTTAGAAAGAGATCTATGGAAACCACCTTTTGTGTTTAAACCAAATGATGGCagtgttaaattaaaaaatgattttagtaAGTTTTCTGTGCGAAAGGcatataaatttttgaaaaatacaaaaaatcttATGTTTAGTAGAAATCCATTTTCAAGAGTATTGTCGTTCTACGTAGATAAACTATTTTCTCCAAATCCATTTTATTGGAATGATCTTGGTATTGGAATAACTAAACGAAGCCGAGGATTCGCAACATGTGGACATGACGTGACATTTAATGAGTTTGTTGATTATATTATCAATACTCCATCCAGAATGAGAGACTACCATATCATACCAACCAATGACATTTGCCGTCCGTGTAAAATTCGTTACAGTTTTATTGGCAAAATGGAAAATTTTGAAAACGATGTTTCTAGAATACTTAAAGAAATAGGTGCGGAATCATATCCTTATTTTGCAGAAAATTTTAAGAAAGAATATACATCGGACGCTATTTATGATATTGTACAAGCTTATTTTGCAAATCGAAGGGATTCAGATAAATGTATAGACCGCCATACTGGAATAAAACGTGTTTGGCTGAAGTTACAAATAAGAGGAATAATTTCACGAACAATCCCAGTTCCTTTCACATCAAAAGAATCATTCAGCCTGTCTTTTCCGAAATTACTCAAGAGTATTATCAAAGCACGTGATATATCTGAAAACGAAGACATGAAAGCCCAAAAGACAATGTTTATTACACAGGCTTACTCCAATATACCGTTGGATACCATGTTTAAGCTCCAATCAGTATATAAAAAGGATTTACAAATATTCAACTATGATCTCTTTCCTAAACATTTGTTTGGAACAAGACAACGAGGAAACAGTACAatagatatattttgtttaaaataa